From Prosthecobacter vanneervenii, the proteins below share one genomic window:
- a CDS encoding glycoside hydrolase family protein: MKLILSSCLVLGSFSALAADSTIDIGSRRELFVDDFLIDKLTGKAKQQLHHPQIQEIALLHDAPWEGSGSGYHSVFKDGDKYRMYYKSWQLTVTAPGKVNTGEHPLFTCYAESDDGIHWRKPELGLHEFKGSKANNIVIPHGMMGKVNPDGGHPAVFKDENPAAPADAKYKAIVRSNSPKGLLALKSPDGLRWSPMADAPVITDGAFDSQNLAFWDAHSGQYRAYWRYFTGGTTDEKNWKPSGDRAIRTATSKDFIHWENQHDLTYVDSPPEQLYTNQVKPYHRAPHLLLGFPTRYTERGWADSMRALPEREHREWRSKSSDRYGMAITEGLFMASRDGVKFKRWNEAFLPPGIERPGTWNYGHQYIAWHPVETKSALEGAPNELSLYATESYWTGRSSALRRYTLRLDGFVSIHAPRSGGELITKPLTFTGKALTLNFASSAAGGIQVEIQDADGKPLPGYTLADSQPVFGDSLDRTVTWKTGPDVSPLSGKPVRLRFVLDDADLYSLKFE; the protein is encoded by the coding sequence ATGAAGCTGATTCTCTCCTCCTGCCTGGTTCTTGGGTCCTTCTCTGCATTGGCTGCCGACAGCACCATCGACATCGGCTCCCGCCGCGAGCTGTTTGTGGATGATTTCCTCATCGACAAGCTCACCGGCAAGGCCAAACAGCAACTGCATCATCCGCAGATCCAGGAGATCGCGCTGCTGCATGACGCGCCCTGGGAGGGCAGCGGCAGCGGCTATCACAGTGTCTTCAAAGACGGGGACAAGTACCGCATGTACTACAAGAGCTGGCAGCTCACCGTCACAGCACCGGGCAAGGTCAATACTGGCGAGCACCCGCTCTTCACCTGCTACGCGGAGAGCGATGACGGCATCCACTGGCGCAAGCCCGAGCTGGGCTTGCATGAGTTCAAAGGCTCCAAGGCCAACAACATCGTCATCCCCCACGGCATGATGGGAAAGGTGAACCCCGATGGCGGCCATCCCGCCGTCTTCAAAGATGAAAATCCCGCCGCGCCTGCGGACGCAAAATACAAGGCCATCGTGCGCTCCAATTCACCCAAGGGACTGCTCGCGCTCAAGTCACCCGATGGCCTGCGCTGGTCCCCCATGGCCGATGCGCCCGTCATCACCGATGGCGCGTTTGATTCGCAGAACCTCGCGTTCTGGGATGCCCACAGCGGCCAGTATCGCGCCTACTGGCGCTACTTCACCGGCGGCACCACCGATGAAAAAAACTGGAAGCCCTCAGGCGACCGCGCCATCCGCACGGCGACCTCGAAGGACTTCATCCACTGGGAAAACCAGCACGATCTCACCTATGTGGATTCCCCGCCTGAGCAGCTCTACACCAATCAGGTCAAGCCCTACCACCGCGCCCCGCATCTGCTGCTCGGCTTTCCCACGCGCTACACTGAGCGCGGCTGGGCAGACAGCATGCGCGCGCTGCCGGAGCGCGAGCACCGCGAATGGCGCTCCAAGTCTAGCGACCGCTACGGCATGGCCATCACCGAGGGGCTCTTCATGGCCAGCCGCGACGGCGTGAAGTTCAAGCGCTGGAATGAAGCTTTCCTGCCGCCCGGCATCGAGCGACCCGGCACCTGGAACTACGGCCACCAATACATCGCCTGGCATCCGGTGGAGACCAAATCTGCGCTGGAAGGTGCCCCCAATGAGCTCAGCCTCTACGCCACCGAGAGCTACTGGACCGGCAGGAGCAGCGCCCTCCGCCGCTACACCCTGCGGCTCGACGGCTTTGTCTCCATCCATGCCCCCAGAAGCGGCGGCGAACTCATCACCAAGCCGCTCACCTTCACCGGCAAGGCGCTCACCCTGAACTTCGCCAGCTCCGCTGCGGGTGGCATCCAGGTGGAGATCCAGGATGCAGACGGCAAGCCGCTCCCCGGCTACACGCTCGCCGATTCACAGCCCGTCTTTGGCGATTCTCTCGACCGTACTGTCACCTGGAAAACAGGTCCCGATGTGAGCCCCCTCTCCGGCAAACCCGTGCGCCTGCGCTTCGTGTTGGATGATGCGGATTTGTACTCGCTCAAGTTTGAATAA
- a CDS encoding DUF2256 domain-containing protein, giving the protein MKGVKKQHLPSKPCLTCGRPFTWRKKWEKVWDDVKYCSDRCRRSRPGSASTSS; this is encoded by the coding sequence ATGAAAGGCGTCAAAAAGCAGCATCTGCCCAGCAAGCCCTGCCTCACCTGCGGCCGCCCCTTCACCTGGCGCAAAAAGTGGGAAAAAGTCTGGGATGACGTCAAATACTGCAGCGACCGCTGCCGCCGCTCCCGGCCTGGCTCAGCCAGCACCTCAAGCTAG
- a CDS encoding MFS transporter — protein MKPTRTRFIVLAGICAGAALAYFTRNGVAPAESTIRTELGITKEQSGMLMSSFFWPYALCQIPAAMLAQRLGARWSLSLHGVLWSVATAFLAWGNLAVMTGARAFMGMAQAGLVPLGTTVMARWFPRTAQASASGAFSGFMSVGSIIAAPLTAWLVVSIGWRWMFVWYAVPGVLWAAWFAVWYRNRPTEHPGVNAAERAQIEQDAPQGAAVEAPRVPWGLLLRSTALWCLCLQQFCRAAGYIFFASWFATYLQEARGVTILGSGWLTTLPLLADVTGCMAGGVLSDVLLRRTGSQRLARQGLTATALLLCAGLIFCAWFVANPVIAVLVISAGMFCAATANPCLGATVMNLGGPHVATLSATTNMCGNLGAAAFPVVVPWLLVHAGGWDAVLGGFGALYIVAAVFWLLLRNERIGQ, from the coding sequence ATGAAACCCACCCGCACCCGCTTCATCGTGCTCGCAGGCATCTGCGCGGGGGCGGCGCTGGCGTATTTCACGCGGAATGGGGTGGCACCGGCGGAGAGCACGATCCGTACGGAGCTGGGCATCACCAAGGAGCAGTCGGGCATGCTCATGAGCTCGTTCTTCTGGCCGTATGCGCTGTGCCAGATCCCTGCGGCGATGCTGGCGCAGCGGCTGGGAGCGCGCTGGTCATTATCTTTGCATGGCGTGCTGTGGTCCGTGGCCACCGCCTTCCTGGCATGGGGAAATCTGGCGGTGATGACAGGAGCGCGCGCCTTCATGGGCATGGCGCAGGCGGGGCTGGTGCCGCTGGGGACCACGGTGATGGCGCGGTGGTTTCCACGCACGGCCCAGGCCTCGGCCTCGGGTGCCTTCAGCGGCTTCATGTCGGTGGGCAGCATCATCGCTGCACCGCTGACAGCGTGGCTGGTTGTGAGCATCGGCTGGCGCTGGATGTTCGTGTGGTATGCGGTGCCCGGGGTGCTGTGGGCTGCATGGTTTGCGGTCTGGTACCGCAACCGGCCGACCGAACACCCAGGAGTGAATGCGGCCGAGCGCGCGCAGATCGAGCAAGACGCGCCGCAAGGAGCTGCGGTGGAAGCTCCGCGCGTGCCGTGGGGGTTGCTGCTGCGGAGTACGGCACTGTGGTGCCTGTGCCTGCAGCAGTTTTGCCGTGCGGCGGGGTACATCTTTTTTGCCAGCTGGTTTGCCACTTATCTGCAGGAGGCGCGCGGGGTGACCATCCTTGGCTCCGGCTGGCTGACCACACTGCCGCTGCTGGCTGATGTGACAGGCTGCATGGCCGGAGGCGTGCTGTCAGATGTGCTGCTGCGCCGCACGGGCAGCCAGCGCCTCGCGCGGCAGGGCCTGACCGCCACGGCGCTGCTGCTGTGTGCAGGATTGATTTTCTGCGCCTGGTTTGTCGCGAATCCCGTGATCGCAGTGCTGGTGATCAGCGCGGGCATGTTCTGCGCTGCCACGGCCAATCCCTGCCTCGGTGCCACAGTGATGAATCTCGGCGGCCCGCATGTGGCCACGCTCAGCGCGACGACCAACATGTGCGGCAATCTGGGTGCTGCAGCGTTTCCGGTCGTGGTTCCCTGGCTGCTGGTGCACGCCGGCGGC
- a CDS encoding enolase C-terminal domain-like protein: MKITAIETLVCHARMRNWVFVKVVTDQPGLIGWGEATLEWHTRSIVGAIEDMSHLLIGEDPTRVEYLWQMMYRQHFWHGHGIVRATAIAGIDLALWDIVGKVANMPLSKVFGGPVRDFVRTYCHLGGGKMEDFYQTPADNAKRFAELAQAAVADGYTAFKSMAVPSTMPIEGQKPVRAAAAAVAAMREAVGPDIDIMVDCHARPSPAMGLKFGKALDDFGLYFFEEPCWPECVDGLARINAALTTPVASGERVTHLEAFKDLFEKRAVEICQLDITHCGGLSAAKRIAALAEAHRISLAPHNPQGPVSTAASLEFGFSQPSYIICETVHNDVPWRQDVVEEGFTVEKKGRIVRPNTKPGLGITINEAEVKKHPFQQEIVLREFGSDGGVTDW, from the coding sequence ATGAAAATCACCGCCATCGAAACACTCGTCTGCCACGCGCGGATGAGAAACTGGGTCTTCGTCAAAGTCGTCACCGACCAGCCCGGGCTCATCGGCTGGGGAGAGGCGACGCTGGAGTGGCACACGCGCAGCATCGTGGGTGCGATCGAGGACATGTCGCACCTGCTCATTGGCGAAGATCCCACGCGGGTGGAGTACCTGTGGCAGATGATGTACCGGCAGCACTTCTGGCATGGGCACGGCATCGTGCGTGCCACGGCCATCGCGGGCATCGACCTCGCGCTGTGGGACATCGTGGGCAAGGTGGCGAACATGCCGCTCTCCAAGGTCTTTGGCGGACCGGTGCGTGATTTTGTGCGCACCTACTGCCATCTCGGCGGCGGCAAGATGGAGGACTTTTACCAAACTCCGGCGGACAATGCGAAACGCTTTGCCGAGCTGGCGCAAGCCGCCGTGGCGGACGGCTACACCGCCTTTAAAAGCATGGCGGTGCCCAGCACGATGCCCATCGAGGGCCAGAAGCCCGTGCGCGCCGCAGCCGCAGCCGTGGCCGCCATGCGGGAGGCCGTGGGGCCGGACATCGACATCATGGTGGACTGCCATGCGCGGCCCTCCCCCGCGATGGGGCTGAAGTTTGGCAAAGCCCTGGATGACTTCGGCCTCTACTTCTTTGAAGAACCATGCTGGCCCGAATGCGTGGACGGACTGGCCCGCATCAATGCCGCACTCACCACACCCGTGGCCAGTGGCGAACGCGTGACGCATCTGGAGGCCTTCAAGGACCTGTTTGAGAAACGCGCGGTGGAGATCTGCCAGCTGGACATCACCCACTGTGGCGGGCTGAGCGCCGCCAAACGCATCGCCGCACTGGCGGAGGCGCATCGAATCTCTCTCGCGCCGCACAATCCGCAGGGACCTGTGAGCACTGCTGCCTCGCTAGAATTTGGCTTCTCACAGCCGAGCTACATCATCTGCGAAACCGTGCACAACGATGTGCCATGGCGGCAGGACGTGGTGGAGGAGGGCTTCACTGTGGAGAAAAAAGGCCGCATCGTCCGCCCAAATACGAAGCCCGGGCTCGGCATCACCATCAACGAAGCGGAGGTGAAGAAGCATCCCTTCCAGCAGGAGATCGTGCTGCGCGAATTCGGTTCAGACGGTGGCGTGACGGACTGGTGA
- a CDS encoding putative DNA modification/repair radical SAM protein, which produces MDVTRKLEILADAAKYDASCASSGAARKDSRGSQGVGSTGGMGICHSYTPDGRCVSLMKVLLTNACLYDCHYCINRRSSNVTRARFTPDEVVQLTLDFYKRNYIEGLFLSSGIIRSADHTMELVIEVARKLREVHHFRGYIHLKTIPEASQDLIALAGRYADRISINVELPSQHSLNTLAPEKNLARTQQAMGHIRGKIDERHAEKRKPNTPKPPPFATGQSTQMLVGADASTDATILGCADQLYSAHRLRRVYYSAFSPIPEPSAILPLKAPPLIREHRLYQADWLLRFYDFKVEEIASPSSPNLDLALDPKLSWALQNRATFPVDVNRAPRELLLRVPGLGVRNVERLLAARRYTRLRLADLIRLRLQMKKILPFISTADHHPARLGLDSDSLRARFLPPPEQLEINFGAPPAPTPADFISARSGEL; this is translated from the coding sequence ATGGACGTCACGCGCAAACTCGAAATCCTCGCCGATGCGGCGAAATACGACGCATCCTGCGCCAGCAGCGGTGCAGCGCGGAAAGACTCCCGTGGCAGCCAGGGCGTCGGCTCCACCGGCGGCATGGGCATCTGCCACTCCTACACCCCCGACGGGCGTTGCGTCTCCCTCATGAAGGTGCTCCTCACCAACGCCTGCCTCTACGACTGCCACTACTGCATCAACCGCAGGTCCAGCAACGTCACGCGTGCCAGGTTCACTCCAGACGAGGTGGTGCAGCTCACCCTCGACTTCTACAAGCGCAACTACATCGAAGGCCTCTTCCTCAGCAGCGGCATCATCCGCAGCGCCGACCACACCATGGAGCTCGTCATCGAAGTCGCCCGCAAGCTCCGCGAGGTCCACCACTTCCGCGGCTACATCCACCTCAAGACCATCCCCGAAGCCTCCCAGGACCTCATCGCCCTCGCAGGCCGCTACGCCGACCGCATCAGCATCAATGTCGAGCTCCCTAGTCAGCACAGCCTCAATACCTTAGCCCCGGAAAAAAACCTCGCCCGCACCCAGCAGGCCATGGGTCACATCCGTGGAAAAATCGACGAACGCCACGCCGAAAAGCGCAAACCCAACACCCCCAAACCACCCCCCTTCGCCACCGGCCAGAGCACCCAGATGCTCGTCGGTGCCGATGCCTCCACAGACGCCACCATACTCGGCTGTGCAGACCAGCTCTACTCCGCGCATCGCCTCCGCCGCGTCTATTACTCCGCCTTCAGCCCCATCCCCGAGCCCTCCGCCATCCTCCCCCTCAAGGCCCCGCCCCTCATCCGCGAGCACCGCCTCTACCAGGCCGACTGGCTCCTCCGCTTCTACGACTTCAAGGTCGAAGAAATCGCCTCCCCCTCCTCCCCCAACCTCGACCTCGCCCTCGACCCCAAGCTCTCCTGGGCCCTCCAAAACCGCGCCACCTTCCCCGTGGATGTCAACCGCGCCCCCCGCGAGCTCCTTCTCCGCGTCCCCGGCCTCGGCGTCCGCAATGTCGAGCGCCTCCTTGCAGCTCGGCGCTACACCCGGCTGCGTCTTGCAGACCTCATCCGCCTGCGCCTGCAGATGAAAAAGATCCTCCCCTTCATCTCCACCGCCGACCACCACCCCGCCCGCCTCGGCCTCGACAGCGACTCCCTCCGCGCCCGCTTCCTCCCCCCGCCCGAGCAGCTCGAAATCAACTTCGGCGCCCCACCCGCCCCCACCCCCGCCGACTTCATCTCCGCGCGCTCTGGCGAGCTTTAG
- a CDS encoding NAD(P)/FAD-dependent oxidoreductase, with protein MPSPRILIIGQGLAGTALAWRLWERGVPFLIVDRAEALTCSKVAAGLMTPITGMRLTVSWRYAQFYREALPFYRRCGRLLHQRFCFPRGYVRLLKSEAEIAKWHKRRQDADMQPFLHPQRPVLDADVIHAPENGFQQRHAAWLDTPAYLEASRGFFEQQGAWMQAHVKPEDVHDDAAGVEWRGELFSHVIWAQGWNAQQHPLFHWVPFQSARGTILTVQADLRGERRILNRSCWLLLRPDGSLRAGSTYEWQFDNPHTPAPDQLQQLEQNLASLLKVPAQITAAQTAVRPIIKNHQALMGTHPSHPRVAFLNGLGSKGSLRAPWLARHLVEHLLDGAALDPAFDLQHNGV; from the coding sequence ATGCCCTCCCCACGCATTCTCATCATTGGCCAGGGGCTCGCCGGTACGGCGCTGGCGTGGCGGCTGTGGGAGCGTGGAGTGCCGTTTCTGATCGTTGATCGGGCGGAGGCGCTGACGTGCTCCAAGGTGGCCGCGGGGCTCATGACGCCGATCACCGGCATGCGGCTGACGGTGAGCTGGCGCTATGCGCAGTTTTACCGCGAGGCGCTGCCTTTTTACCGCCGCTGCGGGCGGCTGCTGCATCAGCGTTTCTGCTTCCCGCGTGGGTATGTGCGCCTGCTGAAGAGCGAGGCCGAGATCGCCAAATGGCACAAGCGCCGACAAGACGCGGACATGCAGCCCTTTCTGCATCCGCAGCGGCCCGTGCTGGATGCCGACGTCATTCACGCGCCGGAGAACGGCTTTCAGCAGCGCCATGCCGCCTGGCTGGACACACCTGCATATCTGGAGGCCAGCCGCGGCTTTTTCGAGCAGCAGGGTGCGTGGATGCAGGCTCATGTGAAGCCGGAGGATGTGCATGACGATGCCGCAGGTGTGGAGTGGCGCGGGGAGCTCTTTTCCCATGTCATCTGGGCGCAGGGCTGGAACGCGCAGCAGCATCCGCTTTTCCACTGGGTGCCCTTCCAATCCGCGCGCGGCACGATTTTGACCGTGCAGGCGGACCTGCGAGGGGAGCGCCGCATTCTCAACCGCTCATGCTGGCTGCTGCTGCGGCCGGATGGCAGCCTGCGCGCAGGCTCCACCTATGAGTGGCAGTTTGATAATCCCCACACGCCCGCGCCAGATCAGCTCCAGCAGTTGGAGCAAAACCTGGCCAGCCTGCTCAAGGTCCCGGCGCAGATCACGGCGGCGCAGACTGCTGTGCGTCCCATTATCAAAAACCACCAGGCGCTGATGGGAACGCATCCCTCGCATCCACGCGTGGCCTTTCTCAACGGACTCGGCTCCAAGGGCTCTCTGCGAGCCCCTTGGCTGGCACGCCACCTTGTCGAGCACCTGCTGGACGGTGCTGCGCTCGATCCCGCTTTTGATCTCCAGCACAATGGAGTGTGA
- a CDS encoding formylglycine-generating enzyme family protein: MKLALLMLLVGLGVGADCAWGGDAVVNSLGMKFVTVPGTKVLMCIHETRKSDYAAYAKANPKIDMTWKKIEAYGVPVSEGDDHPVVNVNWEDAVAFCEWLSQKEGRVYRLPTDREWSYAAGIATKEERGLTPEKLDAKLKEIYPWGKTWPPPAGVANLADTAGASRIPGMVVVPAYTDGFVTTAPVMSFRPNKLGFYDLSGNVWEWCEDWYNQERKERVLRGGSWCYDPLSLLSSDRLHHAPTTRDMYRGFRCVLVGR; encoded by the coding sequence ATGAAATTGGCTTTATTGATGCTGCTGGTGGGTTTGGGCGTGGGCGCGGATTGCGCCTGGGGAGGAGATGCGGTGGTGAATTCTTTGGGGATGAAGTTTGTGACGGTGCCTGGCACGAAGGTTTTGATGTGCATCCATGAAACGCGGAAGAGCGATTATGCGGCGTATGCGAAGGCGAATCCGAAGATCGACATGACTTGGAAGAAGATCGAGGCCTATGGGGTGCCGGTGAGCGAGGGGGATGACCACCCGGTGGTGAATGTGAACTGGGAGGATGCAGTGGCGTTTTGTGAGTGGCTGAGCCAAAAGGAGGGCCGGGTGTATCGGCTGCCGACGGACCGGGAGTGGAGTTATGCGGCGGGCATCGCGACGAAGGAGGAAAGAGGGCTGACGCCGGAGAAGCTGGATGCGAAGCTGAAGGAGATTTATCCGTGGGGGAAAACGTGGCCGCCGCCGGCGGGTGTGGCGAATCTGGCCGACACGGCCGGGGCATCGAGGATTCCGGGCATGGTCGTGGTTCCGGCATACACGGACGGCTTTGTGACGACGGCGCCGGTGATGAGTTTCAGGCCTAACAAGCTGGGTTTCTATGATCTGAGCGGCAACGTGTGGGAATGGTGTGAGGACTGGTATAACCAAGAGCGCAAGGAGAGAGTGCTGCGCGGTGGATCGTGGTGTTATGATCCGCTGAGTCTGCTGTCGTCCGACCGGCTGCATCACGCGCCGACCACGCGGGATATGTACCGGGGGTTCCGGTGTGTGCTGGTGGGGCGTTGA
- a CDS encoding TIGR03915 family putative DNA repair protein: MRTVVIQPEYEAWRSAARQLLAQRVPPEDVLWADDAQESPLFMQEEPAQMAAPAAPPVKVPPAFLDLARSAAAHTDARRWAMLYRVLWRLTLGAERHLLSMPTDPDIRQLQDWCKAVGRDIHKMHAFVRFRLVSTHPATGREQFVAWFEPEHRIVRLATPFFEKRFAGMDWSILTPYECAHWDGTRLHFTAGVPRSSAPDEDAQDELWRTYYRSIFNPARVKISAMQSEMPKKYWKNLPEASLIADLIAGSSRRVQGMLETEERSVKPAPNNAYLQSLHALNQQQKSVTPDPGLP; the protein is encoded by the coding sequence ATGCGCACCGTTGTCATCCAGCCCGAATACGAAGCCTGGCGCAGCGCCGCCCGCCAGCTCCTCGCCCAGCGCGTGCCGCCAGAGGACGTTCTGTGGGCCGATGACGCTCAGGAATCCCCCCTCTTCATGCAGGAAGAGCCCGCCCAGATGGCCGCGCCTGCAGCACCGCCCGTCAAAGTCCCCCCCGCCTTCCTCGATCTCGCCCGCAGCGCCGCCGCGCACACCGATGCACGCCGTTGGGCCATGCTGTATCGCGTCCTCTGGCGGCTCACCCTCGGTGCCGAGCGCCACCTTCTCTCCATGCCCACCGACCCCGACATCCGCCAGCTCCAGGACTGGTGCAAAGCCGTCGGCCGCGACATCCACAAAATGCACGCCTTTGTGCGTTTCCGCCTCGTCAGCACCCATCCTGCCACCGGGCGTGAGCAATTTGTCGCCTGGTTCGAGCCCGAGCACCGCATCGTCCGTCTTGCCACCCCCTTCTTTGAAAAGCGCTTCGCCGGCATGGACTGGTCCATCCTCACCCCCTACGAATGCGCGCACTGGGATGGCACCCGGCTGCATTTCACCGCAGGAGTGCCCCGTAGCAGCGCTCCAGACGAAGACGCCCAGGACGAGCTCTGGCGCACCTACTACCGCAGCATCTTCAATCCCGCCCGCGTCAAGATCAGCGCCATGCAGTCCGAGATGCCCAAGAAATACTGGAAAAATCTCCCCGAAGCCTCCCTCATCGCCGATCTCATCGCAGGAAGCAGCAGGCGCGTGCAGGGCATGCTGGAAACCGAGGAGCGCAGCGTCAAACCCGCCCCCAACAACGCCTACCTCCAATCCCTCCACGCCCTCAACCAGCAGCAGAAATCTGTCACCCCAGACCCCGGCCTGCCATGA
- the glmS gene encoding glutamine--fructose-6-phosphate transaminase (isomerizing): protein MCGIVGYVGNRQASSILLDGLRRLEYRGYDSAGMALNGGGESLRIVKRAGRIDNLRQAVAEVKPLGTMGISHTRWATHGPATDVNAHPHPDQSGKLVLVHNGVIENYQTLRDQLTAKGHTFQSQTDTEVLSHLVGTYFDESTEKDGTLRLVNAVKAALARVKGTYGIAVMHGDLPGVIVGARLGSPLIVGLGKQEHFLASDVSAVVNHTRDVVYLNDYDIVTITQDRYDVQSHQGEPAEVKVSRVEFSADDAEKGDFPHYMLKEIYEQPTSLRNAMRGRLSRDECTAIMGGLNMSPKELVQIDRIILAGCGTAYHAAMVGEYLIESLARVPTEVEIASEFRYRNVPANKNTLQFVMSQSGETIDTLAAMREGQRKGIRCLGIVNTVGSTIARESDGGVYIHAGPEIGVAATKTFTSQVTILTLLSLLLGRIHHLSSVDGLEMIDELEALPDKIVQILKQADKIKAIAEKHCNADGMLFMGRQMNYPVALEGALKMKEISYIYASGHPSAELKHGVIALVKPDMPSVFIAPDDAVFDKNVSNIEEVRARKGPVIAVTTEGRTELERITDDVIYVPDCPSYLTPILNVVPLQLLSYYTAVARGCDVDKPRNLAKSVTVE, encoded by the coding sequence ATGTGCGGCATCGTTGGTTATGTAGGCAATCGTCAGGCAAGTTCCATCCTCCTGGACGGGCTGCGTCGTCTGGAATATCGCGGCTATGACTCCGCAGGCATGGCCCTCAATGGCGGCGGCGAGAGCCTGCGGATCGTGAAGCGTGCGGGCCGCATCGACAACCTGCGCCAGGCTGTGGCCGAGGTGAAACCTCTGGGCACCATGGGCATCTCCCACACCCGCTGGGCCACCCACGGCCCCGCCACGGACGTCAACGCCCACCCCCACCCCGACCAGTCCGGCAAGCTGGTGCTGGTGCACAACGGCGTGATCGAAAACTACCAGACCCTGCGCGACCAGCTCACCGCCAAGGGCCATACCTTTCAGTCTCAGACAGATACAGAGGTGCTCTCCCACCTCGTCGGCACCTACTTTGACGAATCCACCGAGAAAGACGGCACCCTGCGCCTCGTCAATGCGGTGAAGGCCGCCCTCGCCCGAGTGAAGGGTACCTACGGCATCGCCGTCATGCATGGGGACCTGCCCGGCGTCATCGTCGGCGCACGCCTCGGCAGCCCGCTCATCGTCGGTCTCGGCAAGCAGGAGCACTTCCTGGCCAGCGACGTCTCCGCCGTGGTGAATCACACCCGCGACGTCGTGTACCTCAATGACTACGACATCGTCACCATCACCCAGGACCGCTACGATGTGCAGTCCCACCAGGGAGAGCCGGCGGAGGTGAAGGTCAGCCGCGTGGAATTCAGCGCGGACGATGCAGAGAAAGGTGATTTCCCCCACTACATGCTCAAGGAGATCTACGAGCAGCCCACCTCCCTGCGCAATGCCATGCGCGGCCGCCTATCGCGCGATGAGTGCACCGCCATCATGGGCGGGCTGAACATGAGCCCGAAGGAACTGGTGCAGATTGACCGCATCATCCTCGCCGGATGCGGCACCGCCTACCACGCCGCCATGGTGGGCGAGTACCTCATCGAATCTCTCGCCCGCGTGCCCACGGAAGTGGAAATTGCTTCCGAATTCCGCTACCGCAACGTACCTGCCAACAAAAACACGCTCCAGTTTGTCATGAGCCAGAGCGGCGAGACCATCGACACCTTGGCCGCCATGCGCGAGGGCCAGCGCAAAGGCATCCGCTGCCTCGGCATCGTCAATACCGTGGGCAGCACCATCGCCCGTGAGAGCGACGGCGGCGTGTACATCCACGCCGGGCCGGAGATCGGCGTGGCCGCTACGAAGACCTTCACCTCGCAGGTCACCATTCTCACCCTGCTCAGCCTGCTGCTCGGCCGAATCCACCACCTGTCCAGCGTGGACGGGCTGGAGATGATCGACGAACTGGAGGCCCTGCCGGACAAAATCGTGCAGATCCTCAAACAGGCGGACAAAATCAAGGCTATTGCTGAAAAGCACTGCAATGCCGACGGCATGCTCTTCATGGGCCGCCAGATGAACTACCCCGTGGCGCTGGAAGGCGCGCTGAAGATGAAGGAGATCAGCTACATCTACGCCAGCGGCCACCCCAGCGCCGAGCTGAAGCACGGCGTCATCGCTCTGGTCAAGCCGGACATGCCCTCCGTCTTCATCGCCCCGGACGACGCCGTCTTTGATAAAAACGTGAGCAACATCGAGGAAGTGCGTGCGCGCAAAGGCCCGGTGATCGCCGTCACCACTGAAGGCCGCACCGAGCTGGAGCGCATCACCGACGACGTCATTTACGTGCCGGACTGCCCGTCCTACCTGACGCCCATCCTCAATGTGGTGCCGCTGCAGCTTCTCTCCTACTACACCGCCGTCGCGCGCGGTTGTGATGTGGATAAACCAAGAAATCTGGCAAAAAGCGTCACGGTGGAGTAG